From Streptomyces sp. 6-11-2, one genomic window encodes:
- a CDS encoding TerC/Alx family metal homeostasis membrane protein gives MNVSLSLWVLTIIGLAALIAVDFFIGRKPHDVSIKEAGIWTAVWVVLAGLFGLGLLVFGGGRPAGEFFAGFITEKSLSVDNLFVFVLIMAKFAVPSQYQRRVLMIGVLIALVLRAGFIAAGAAIIASFSWVFFLFGAFLIWTAWKLIKEARSGGDEEEDFEENKLLKAAERRFGVADRYHGTRLWIRQNGKRVMTPMLVVMLAIGTTDILFALDSIPAIFGLTQDPYIVFTANAFALMGLRQLYFLIGGLLKKLVHLSYGLSVILGFIGVKLVLHALHESGVHVPEISIPVSLGVICAVLAVTTVTSLLAARKQAAKEVRETEAREAGHEDAAKDRVDA, from the coding sequence GTGAATGTCTCGTTGTCCCTGTGGGTCCTGACCATCATCGGCCTGGCCGCCCTGATCGCCGTCGACTTCTTCATCGGCCGCAAACCCCATGACGTGTCGATCAAGGAAGCCGGGATCTGGACGGCCGTCTGGGTCGTCCTGGCCGGTCTCTTCGGGCTCGGTCTGCTCGTCTTCGGCGGCGGCCGCCCAGCCGGCGAGTTCTTCGCCGGCTTCATCACCGAGAAGTCGCTGAGCGTCGACAACCTCTTCGTCTTCGTCCTGATCATGGCCAAGTTCGCCGTGCCGTCGCAGTACCAGCGACGGGTGCTGATGATCGGCGTCCTCATAGCCCTGGTGCTGCGGGCCGGCTTCATCGCCGCCGGAGCCGCGATCATCGCGAGCTTCTCGTGGGTGTTCTTCCTCTTCGGCGCCTTCCTGATCTGGACCGCCTGGAAGCTCATCAAGGAGGCCCGCTCCGGCGGGGACGAGGAAGAGGACTTCGAGGAGAACAAGCTGCTCAAGGCCGCCGAGCGCCGCTTCGGCGTGGCCGACCGCTACCACGGCACCCGGCTGTGGATCCGGCAGAACGGCAAGCGGGTGATGACGCCGATGCTGGTCGTGATGCTCGCGATCGGCACCACCGACATCCTGTTCGCCCTCGACTCCATCCCCGCGATCTTCGGCCTCACCCAGGACCCGTACATCGTCTTCACCGCCAACGCCTTCGCGCTGATGGGCCTCCGGCAGTTGTACTTCCTGATAGGCGGCCTGCTCAAGAAGCTGGTCCACCTGTCCTACGGCCTGTCGGTGATCCTCGGCTTCATCGGCGTCAAGCTGGTGCTGCACGCGCTGCACGAGTCCGGCGTGCATGTCCCCGAGATCAGCATCCCGGTCTCCCTCGGTGTGATCTGCGCGGTTCTGGCCGTCACCACCGTCACCAGCCTGCTGGCCGCCCGGAAGCAGGCCGCGAAGGAGGTGCGGGAGACGGAGGCACGGGAGGCGGGCCACGAGGACGCGGCGAAGGACCGGGTCGATGCGTGA
- a CDS encoding MBL fold metallo-hydrolase, giving the protein MTYSGEVKVGGPADVHELKDLMITKIAVGPMDNNAYLLRCRATDEQLLIDAANDAHTLLGMIGDDGIASVVTTHRHADHWQALAEVVTATRARTYAGRDDAEGIPVPTDVLVGDGDTVRVGQVELTARHLVGHTPGSIALVYDDPHGHPHVFTGDCLFPGGVGNTRKDPKAFAGLIHDVETKIFDVLPDETWVYPGHGNDTTLGAERPHLPEWHARGW; this is encoded by the coding sequence ATGACGTACAGCGGAGAGGTGAAGGTCGGCGGCCCGGCGGACGTGCACGAGCTGAAGGACCTGATGATCACCAAGATCGCGGTCGGCCCGATGGACAACAACGCCTATCTGCTGCGCTGCCGGGCCACGGACGAGCAACTGCTGATCGACGCGGCGAACGACGCGCACACGCTGCTCGGCATGATCGGTGACGACGGCATCGCCTCCGTCGTCACCACCCACCGGCACGCCGACCACTGGCAGGCGCTGGCGGAGGTCGTGACGGCCACGCGCGCGCGTACGTACGCGGGACGGGACGACGCCGAGGGCATCCCGGTGCCGACCGACGTCCTCGTGGGCGACGGGGACACCGTGCGGGTGGGGCAGGTGGAACTCACCGCGCGCCACCTCGTCGGCCACACCCCCGGCTCGATCGCGCTGGTCTACGACGACCCGCACGGGCATCCGCACGTGTTCACGGGCGACTGCCTCTTCCCCGGCGGGGTGGGCAACACCCGCAAGGACCCGAAGGCGTTCGCCGGCCTGATCCACGACGTGGAGACGAAGATCTTCGACGTCCTCCCGGACGAGACCTGGGTCTACCCGGGCCACGGCAACGACACCACGCTGGGCGCCGAGCGCCCGCATCTGCCGGAGTGGCACGCGCGCGGCTGGTGA
- a CDS encoding TerD family protein, with protein MTAELVRGQNHPLSEVRLEIRISAGCPVVAAATLSDDSGRARGAEWVVHPGAPVLPGLEVSRQAAADHRLAVDLGAIPEAVHRVDVLLALPAASGGPTRFGAVAAPFVAVTGPDGTELASYTITGLDAESAVIAMELYRRQDSWKVRAVGQGYAGGLTELLSDLGLTQAAELATATEEAVAEGLARSVAAPPPRTTDEARSHQASAPPGPNPAASVSSHEGSSHEGQVSGTAGPSAPQSAGPGGSGGGTPAAGPTTSVPAGGTIDYRHPRRQPAPPPGQPAQPAPPSVQPAPPPRQPSAPSGQPAAPPAAPAASPGHAGQPARPVAGDATGWSMEERLYNQVWGMFEDLARTTAAYRSAVDFAESRMEKELDQVLSDPRSRIGGQGDAAREAARAKHARLVDQARASLDRDLAQLTDESEVVEPALPAAYARWDNPVWHGYRVPMEIPMAVRLGDLHLPEDPSLRIPMLIRLPLERGLWIDSGRWASPDETFADAGERRRLAMEAAVAHAARLIAVYPAGEFGVHVIDPAGSGAQALAPLVHTGVLAGPPAAGAAGVADVLSRLTQRVDLVQMAVRGGAPDALPPGFDAAEQLLIVNDFPHGFDDRAVTQLRYLADEGPAVGVHLMMVADREDAAAYGPLLDPLWRSLMRLTPVPDDHLADPWVGHAWTYEPPVVPPGSQVLQLVLTEVAAARRDGSR; from the coding sequence ATGACGGCCGAGCTGGTGCGGGGGCAGAACCACCCGCTCTCCGAGGTCCGCCTGGAGATCCGGATCTCGGCCGGCTGTCCGGTCGTGGCTGCGGCCACGCTCAGCGACGACAGCGGCAGGGCGCGGGGCGCCGAGTGGGTGGTGCACCCCGGCGCTCCCGTCCTGCCCGGTCTGGAGGTCTCGCGCCAGGCAGCCGCCGACCACCGGCTCGCCGTCGACCTGGGTGCCATACCCGAGGCGGTGCACCGCGTCGACGTGCTGCTGGCCCTGCCCGCCGCGAGTGGGGGCCCGACCCGGTTCGGCGCGGTCGCCGCCCCCTTCGTCGCGGTCACCGGCCCGGACGGCACCGAACTCGCCAGCTATACGATCACCGGCCTGGACGCCGAGTCCGCCGTGATCGCGATGGAGCTGTACCGCCGCCAGGACTCCTGGAAAGTGCGCGCCGTCGGCCAGGGCTACGCGGGCGGCCTCACCGAACTTCTCAGTGACCTGGGGCTGACCCAGGCCGCTGAACTGGCCACCGCCACCGAGGAGGCGGTGGCCGAGGGACTGGCCCGCTCGGTGGCGGCACCCCCGCCCCGCACGACGGATGAAGCCCGTTCCCACCAGGCCTCCGCGCCGCCCGGGCCGAACCCCGCTGCTTCCGTTTCCTCCCACGAGGGTTCTTCCCACGAGGGACAGGTCTCCGGGACCGCCGGGCCCTCGGCGCCGCAGTCCGCGGGCCCAGGAGGATCCGGAGGCGGGACCCCCGCGGCCGGACCAACGACATCGGTGCCCGCGGGCGGAACCATCGACTACCGGCACCCGCGGCGACAGCCCGCACCCCCGCCCGGACAGCCCGCACAGCCCGCACCCCCGTCCGTACAGCCCGCACCCCCGCCCCGGCAGCCTTCGGCCCCGTCCGGACAGCCCGCGGCGCCACCGGCCGCACCGGCCGCGAGTCCCGGCCACGCCGGGCAGCCCGCGCGGCCCGTCGCGGGGGACGCGACCGGGTGGTCGATGGAGGAGCGGCTCTACAACCAGGTCTGGGGGATGTTCGAGGACCTGGCCCGCACCACGGCCGCCTACCGCAGTGCCGTCGACTTCGCCGAGTCGCGCATGGAGAAGGAGCTGGACCAGGTCCTGTCCGACCCGCGCAGCCGCATCGGCGGTCAGGGCGATGCCGCCCGGGAGGCGGCCCGTGCCAAGCACGCGCGGCTCGTCGACCAGGCCAGGGCGTCGCTCGACAGAGACCTGGCCCAGCTCACCGACGAGTCCGAGGTCGTCGAGCCGGCCCTGCCGGCGGCGTACGCCCGCTGGGACAACCCGGTCTGGCACGGCTACCGCGTGCCGATGGAGATCCCCATGGCGGTACGCCTCGGCGATCTCCACCTGCCCGAGGACCCGTCCCTGCGCATCCCCATGCTGATCCGGCTGCCGCTGGAGCGCGGCCTGTGGATCGACAGCGGCCGCTGGGCGTCCCCCGACGAAACCTTCGCGGACGCGGGCGAACGGCGCCGCCTGGCGATGGAGGCGGCCGTGGCGCACGCGGCCCGGCTGATCGCCGTCTACCCGGCGGGCGAGTTCGGCGTCCACGTCATCGACCCGGCCGGATCCGGAGCGCAGGCACTCGCGCCCCTGGTGCACACGGGCGTGCTCGCGGGGCCGCCCGCGGCCGGCGCTGCCGGGGTCGCCGATGTCCTGAGCCGGCTCACCCAGCGGGTCGACCTGGTGCAGATGGCCGTGCGCGGGGGCGCGCCGGACGCGCTGCCGCCCGGCTTCGACGCCGCCGAACAGCTGCTGATCGTCAACGACTTCCCGCACGGATTCGACGACCGCGCCGTGACCCAGTTGCGCTACCTCGCCGACGAGGGCCCGGCCGTGGGTGTCCACCTGATGATGGTCGCCGACCGCGAGGACGCCGCCGCCTACGGCCCGTTGCTCGACCCGCTGTGGCGTTCGCTGATGCGACTGACCCCGGTGCCCGACGACCACCTCGCCGACCCCTGGGTCGGACACGCCTGGACGTACGAGCCGCCGGTGGTGCCGCCGGGCAGCCAGGTGCTCCAACTGGTGCTCACCGAGGTCGCGGCGGCCCGGCGCGACGGGAGCCGTTGA
- a CDS encoding MHYT domain-containing protein, producing MHGTVDGFSYGLVTPLVACLMACLGGALGLRCTTRALLVARSWRPGWLALGSAAIGSGVWTMHFVAMTGFTVEEASIGYDRPTTYASLAVAIIMTGIGIFIVGYRGATGSALFTGGTITGLGVASMHYLGMAGMRLDGTLEYNTLTVAASVVIAVVAATAALWAAGRAKGFLWSVGASLVMGLAVVGMHYTGMAALSVHLHETSGATTGESSAALLTPMLIGPLVFLLLTGAVVLFDPLMITGRSDWTPAEHKPGVPARELAHSAGCPPAGAHRDPGRETVRERPRVPQNR from the coding sequence ATGCACGGCACCGTCGACGGATTCAGCTACGGGCTCGTCACCCCGCTGGTGGCCTGTCTCATGGCCTGCCTCGGTGGGGCCCTCGGTCTGCGCTGCACCACCCGCGCACTGCTCGTCGCGCGCTCCTGGCGCCCCGGCTGGCTCGCCCTCGGCTCGGCCGCGATCGGCTCGGGCGTCTGGACGATGCACTTCGTCGCGATGACCGGCTTCACCGTCGAAGAGGCGTCGATCGGCTACGACCGGCCGACGACGTACGCGAGCCTCGCCGTCGCCATCATCATGACGGGGATCGGGATCTTCATCGTCGGCTACCGGGGTGCGACCGGCTCCGCTCTGTTCACCGGCGGCACGATCACCGGGCTCGGCGTCGCCAGCATGCACTATCTGGGCATGGCCGGGATGCGGCTCGACGGCACGCTCGAGTACAACACCCTCACCGTCGCGGCTTCCGTGGTCATCGCCGTCGTCGCCGCGACCGCGGCCCTCTGGGCGGCCGGGCGGGCGAAAGGGTTCCTCTGGAGCGTAGGCGCCAGCCTCGTCATGGGTCTCGCCGTCGTCGGCATGCACTACACGGGCATGGCCGCCCTCAGCGTCCACCTGCACGAAACGAGCGGCGCCACCACCGGCGAGTCGTCGGCCGCCCTGCTCACGCCGATGCTGATCGGTCCGCTCGTCTTCCTGCTGCTCACCGGTGCCGTCGTGCTGTTCGACCCGCTGATGATCACGGGCAGGTCCGACTGGACCCCGGCCGAGCACAAGCCGGGCGTGCCGGCGCGTGAACTCGCCCATTCCGCCGGGTGTCCCCCGGCCGGCGCCCACCGCGATCCCGGCCGTGAGACGGTCCGCGAACGCCCCCGCGTTCCGCAGAACCGCTGA
- the uvrB gene encoding excinuclease ABC subunit UvrB, with amino-acid sequence MRPVSHIERTVAPFEVVSPYQPSGDQPQAIAELAQRIEAGEPDVVLLGATGTGKSATTAWMIEKLQRPTLVMAPNKTLAAQLANEFRELLPNNAVEYFVSYYDYYQPEAYVPQSDTYIEKDSSINEEVERLRHSATNSLLTRRDVVVVASVSCIYGLGTPQEYVDRMVPLRIGDEIDRDELLRRFVDIQYTRNDMAFTRGTFRVRGDTIEIFPVYEELAVRIEMFGDEIEALSTLHPLTGEIISDDQQLYVFPASHYIAGPERMERAVRGIEKELEERLAELEKQGKLLEAQRLRMRTTYDIEMLRQIGTCSGVENYSMHFDDRAPGTPPNTLLDYFPDDFLLVIDESHVTVPQIGAMYEGDASRKRTLVEHGFRLPSALDNRPLKWEEFQKRIGQTVYLSATPGKYELSRSDGQVEQIIRPTGLVDPQVVVKPTEGQIDDLVHEIRGRVEKDERVLVTTLTKKMAEDLTDYFLELGIQVRYLHSDVDTLRRIELLRELRSGEFDVLVGINLLREGLDLPEVSLVAILDADKEGFLRSGTSLIQTIGRAARNVSGQVHMYADKITPAMEKAIEETNRRREKQIAYNKAKGIDPQPLRKKINDIVAQIAREEVDTEQLLGSGYRKGKEGKGAKTPVPSRGENGAKAAGAAKPAKSAKSAKGKAKETVPTDRPAAELAEQIEEMTERMRAAAADLQFEVAARLRDEVAEMKKELRQMREAGLS; translated from the coding sequence ATGCGGCCCGTCTCTCACATCGAACGCACGGTGGCGCCCTTCGAGGTCGTCAGTCCCTACCAGCCCAGCGGCGACCAGCCGCAGGCCATCGCCGAACTCGCCCAGCGCATCGAGGCGGGGGAGCCGGACGTCGTCCTGCTCGGCGCCACCGGCACCGGAAAATCCGCCACCACGGCGTGGATGATCGAGAAGCTGCAGCGACCGACCCTCGTCATGGCGCCGAACAAGACGCTCGCCGCCCAGCTGGCCAACGAGTTCCGCGAACTGCTGCCGAACAACGCGGTCGAATACTTCGTCTCGTACTACGACTACTACCAGCCCGAGGCCTACGTCCCGCAGTCGGACACCTACATCGAGAAGGACTCCTCGATCAACGAGGAGGTCGAGCGCCTGCGCCACTCGGCGACCAACTCACTGCTCACCCGTCGCGACGTCGTCGTGGTCGCCTCCGTCTCCTGCATCTACGGCCTGGGCACCCCGCAGGAGTACGTGGACCGCATGGTGCCCCTCCGGATCGGCGATGAGATCGACCGTGACGAGCTGCTGCGCCGCTTCGTGGACATCCAGTACACGCGCAACGACATGGCGTTCACCCGCGGCACCTTCCGGGTGCGCGGCGACACCATCGAGATCTTCCCGGTCTACGAGGAGCTGGCCGTCCGTATCGAGATGTTCGGCGACGAGATCGAGGCGCTGTCGACCCTGCACCCCCTCACCGGCGAGATCATCAGCGACGACCAGCAGCTGTACGTCTTCCCGGCCTCGCACTACATCGCCGGTCCCGAGCGCATGGAGCGGGCGGTCAGGGGCATCGAGAAGGAGCTCGAGGAGCGCCTGGCCGAGCTGGAGAAGCAGGGCAAGCTGCTGGAGGCCCAGCGACTGCGGATGCGCACCACCTACGACATCGAGATGCTCCGCCAGATCGGCACCTGCTCCGGCGTGGAGAACTACTCGATGCACTTCGACGACCGCGCGCCCGGCACCCCGCCCAACACCCTGCTCGACTACTTCCCGGACGACTTCCTGCTCGTCATCGACGAGTCGCACGTCACCGTGCCCCAGATCGGCGCGATGTACGAGGGCGACGCCTCCCGCAAGCGCACCCTCGTCGAGCACGGCTTCCGGCTGCCGTCCGCCCTGGACAACCGCCCGCTGAAGTGGGAGGAGTTCCAGAAGCGCATCGGACAGACGGTGTACCTGTCGGCGACGCCGGGCAAGTACGAGCTGTCCCGCTCGGACGGGCAGGTCGAGCAGATCATCCGCCCCACCGGCCTGGTCGACCCGCAGGTCGTCGTCAAGCCCACCGAGGGCCAGATCGACGACCTGGTGCACGAGATCCGCGGGCGCGTGGAGAAGGACGAGCGTGTCCTGGTCACCACGCTGACCAAGAAGATGGCCGAGGACCTGACGGACTACTTCCTGGAACTCGGCATCCAGGTGCGCTACCTGCACAGCGATGTCGACACCCTGCGCCGGATCGAGTTGCTGCGCGAGCTGCGCAGCGGCGAGTTCGACGTCCTGGTCGGCATCAACCTGCTGCGCGAGGGCCTCGACCTGCCCGAGGTGTCACTGGTGGCGATCCTCGACGCCGACAAGGAGGGCTTCCTGCGCTCGGGCACCTCACTGATCCAGACCATCGGCCGCGCGGCGCGCAACGTCTCCGGCCAGGTCCACATGTACGCCGACAAGATCACCCCGGCGATGGAGAAGGCCATCGAGGAGACCAACCGCCGCCGGGAGAAGCAGATCGCGTACAACAAGGCGAAAGGCATCGACCCGCAGCCGCTGCGCAAGAAGATCAACGACATCGTCGCGCAGATCGCCCGCGAGGAGGTCGACACCGAGCAGCTGCTCGGCTCCGGGTACCGCAAGGGGAAGGAGGGCAAGGGCGCGAAGACCCCCGTGCCGTCCCGCGGCGAGAACGGCGCCAAGGCCGCCGGTGCCGCAAAGCCGGCCAAATCCGCCAAGTCCGCCAAGGGCAAGGCGAAGGAGACGGTGCCCACCGACCGTCCCGCCGCCGAACTCGCCGAGCAGATCGAGGAGATGACGGAGCGGATGCGCGCCGCCGCCGCCGACCTCCAGTTCGAGGTCGCGGCCCGGTTGCGCGACGAGGTCGCGGAGATGAAGAAGGAACTGCGTCAGATGCGCGAGGCGGGGCTGTCCTGA
- a CDS encoding glycerophosphodiester phosphodiesterase family protein codes for MHARAVAVLATALAAVAVLFLPGSEVRAAEAHRPQPAVVAHRGASAHAPENTLPAIDKAAALGFSWVENDVQRTKDGKLVVIHDATLERTTNVEQVFPGRAPWKVKDFTAAEIARLDAGSWFSPKFAGTRVPTLDQYMRRLERNHEKLLLEIKNPKLYPGIEAQTLKVLANDGWLDHRHLASRLIVQSFSANSVRTVHALKPAVRTAFLGRPDTADLHRYAAFVDLINPSYRTLSADYAAAVRAHRGPHGVPLGIFTWTVNNAASARTVAGFGVDGIITNKPEVVRRALKTA; via the coding sequence ATGCACGCGCGCGCAGTCGCCGTCCTGGCCACCGCCCTGGCGGCGGTCGCCGTCCTGTTCCTGCCCGGCTCGGAGGTACGGGCCGCGGAGGCCCACCGGCCGCAGCCCGCGGTCGTCGCCCACCGGGGTGCCTCCGCCCACGCCCCGGAGAACACGCTGCCCGCCATCGACAAGGCGGCGGCGCTCGGCTTCTCCTGGGTGGAGAACGACGTCCAGCGCACCAAGGACGGCAAGCTCGTGGTCATCCACGACGCCACCCTGGAGCGGACGACCAACGTCGAGCAGGTCTTTCCCGGCCGGGCCCCGTGGAAGGTGAAGGACTTCACCGCCGCCGAGATCGCCCGCCTGGACGCGGGCAGCTGGTTCTCCCCCAAGTTCGCGGGCACGCGCGTGCCGACGCTCGACCAGTACATGCGCCGGCTCGAACGCAACCACGAGAAGCTGCTCCTGGAGATCAAGAACCCAAAGCTGTATCCGGGGATCGAGGCACAGACCCTCAAGGTGCTCGCCAACGACGGCTGGCTCGACCACCGGCACCTGGCGAGCCGACTGATCGTGCAGAGCTTCAGCGCCAACAGCGTGCGGACCGTGCACGCGCTGAAGCCCGCCGTCCGCACCGCTTTCCTCGGCCGCCCGGACACGGCGGACCTGCACCGGTACGCGGCCTTCGTGGACCTGATCAACCCCTCCTACCGCACGCTGTCGGCGGACTACGCGGCGGCCGTCCGTGCGCACCGAGGGCCGCACGGCGTCCCGCTGGGGATCTTCACCTGGACGGTCAACAACGCCGCCAGTGCCCGGACCGTCGCCGGCTTCGGCGTGGACGGCATCATCACCAACAAGCCGGAAGTGGTGCGCAGGGCGCTCAAGACCGCCTGA
- the aroQ gene encoding type II 3-dehydroquinate dehydratase, translated as MPRTLANAPIMILNGPNLNLLGQRQPEIYGSDTLADVEALCAKAAAAHGGTVDFRQSNHEGELVDWIHEARLNHCGIVINPAAYSHTSVALLDALNTCDGMPVVEVHISNIHQREQFRHHSYVSLRADGVIAGCGVQGYAFAVERVAALAGAQRAADA; from the coding sequence GTGCCCCGCACCCTGGCCAACGCCCCGATCATGATTCTCAACGGCCCCAACCTGAACCTGCTCGGGCAGCGGCAGCCGGAGATCTACGGCTCCGACACGCTCGCGGACGTCGAGGCACTGTGCGCCAAGGCGGCCGCGGCGCACGGCGGCACGGTCGACTTCCGCCAGTCCAACCACGAGGGCGAACTGGTCGACTGGATCCACGAGGCCCGGCTGAACCACTGCGGAATCGTCATCAACCCCGCCGCCTACTCGCACACCTCCGTCGCCCTCCTCGACGCGCTCAACACCTGCGACGGGATGCCGGTGGTGGAGGTGCACATCTCCAACATCCATCAGCGCGAGCAGTTCCGGCACCACTCCTACGTCTCCCTGCGCGCCGACGGCGTCATCGCCGGGTGCGGAGTGCAGGGCTACGCGTTCGCGGTGGAGCGGGTCGCGGCACTGGCCGGCGCACAGCGGGCGGCCGACGCGTAG
- a CDS encoding calcium:proton antiporter, whose protein sequence is MITRLRGLLTAWTIIVPVLAVVLLILTWGRSLPGAVVGVVTLVLAGSVLAAVHHAEVVAHRVGEPFGSLVLAIAVTVIEVALIVTLMADGGDKSSTLARDTVFAAVMITCNGVVGLSLLVGSLRHGTAVFNAEGTGAALATVATLATLSLVLPTFTTTQPGPQFSGVQLTFAAISSLVLYGLFVTTQTVRHRDYFLPITRQGEVITSEDHAAAPSTRTAWISVGLLGLALVGVVGLAKGVSPTVESAVESAGLHHAVVGVIIALLVLLPETIAALRSARRDRVQTSLNLALGSAMASIGLTIPAVALASLWLSGPLVLGLGPTHMLLLLLTVVVSSLTVVPGRATPLQGGVHLVIFAAYLELAINP, encoded by the coding sequence ATGATCACGCGGCTCAGGGGACTCTTGACGGCGTGGACGATCATCGTGCCGGTTCTCGCGGTCGTCCTGCTGATCCTCACCTGGGGGCGGTCCCTGCCCGGCGCGGTCGTCGGCGTGGTCACCCTGGTCCTCGCCGGCTCGGTCCTGGCCGCGGTGCACCACGCGGAGGTGGTCGCCCACCGGGTCGGAGAACCCTTCGGCTCCCTGGTCCTCGCGATCGCCGTCACCGTCATCGAGGTCGCGCTCATCGTGACCTTGATGGCGGACGGCGGCGACAAGTCCTCGACGCTCGCCAGGGACACGGTGTTCGCGGCCGTGATGATCACCTGCAACGGCGTGGTCGGACTCAGTCTGCTGGTCGGCTCCCTGCGTCACGGCACGGCCGTCTTCAACGCCGAGGGCACCGGCGCCGCGCTCGCCACCGTGGCGACCCTGGCCACGCTCAGCCTGGTCCTCCCGACGTTCACCACCACCCAGCCGGGACCGCAGTTCTCCGGAGTCCAGCTCACCTTCGCCGCGATCTCCTCACTCGTCCTGTACGGCCTGTTCGTGACCACCCAGACCGTGCGGCACCGCGACTACTTCCTGCCGATCACCCGGCAGGGCGAGGTGATCACCTCCGAGGACCACGCGGCGGCGCCGTCCACCCGCACCGCCTGGATCAGCGTGGGACTGCTGGGCCTGGCCCTGGTCGGCGTGGTCGGACTGGCCAAGGGCGTGTCGCCCACCGTCGAGTCAGCGGTGGAGTCCGCAGGTCTGCACCACGCGGTCGTCGGAGTGATCATCGCCCTGCTCGTGCTGCTGCCCGAGACCATCGCCGCGCTGCGCTCCGCCCGGCGCGACCGGGTGCAGACCAGCCTCAACCTCGCTCTGGGATCCGCGATGGCCAGCATCGGCCTGACCATCCCGGCCGTCGCGCTGGCGTCGCTGTGGCTGTCCGGGCCGCTCGTCCTCGGCCTCGGTCCCACTCACATGCTGCTGCTCCTGCTCACCGTGGTGGTCAGTTCGCTGACCGTGGTGCCGGGACGGGCCACGCCGCTCCAGGGCGGTGTCCATCTGGTGATCTTCGCGGCCTATCTGGAGCTGGCGATCAACCCCTAG
- a CDS encoding maleylpyruvate isomerase family mycothiol-dependent enzyme: MIDHARDLASVQDATERLLTAVGKLDNAAVTDQSRLPGWTRGHILAHLARNADALVNVFEGRPMYASAETRDADIERDAPRPLDVQVTDVRDTAARFQRTAAEPADWSRTVELRNGVTDSASRVPFRRWVEVELHHVDLGIGHELEDLPAEFVEREIEFLAQRFSGHPDVPPARLTDGTHAWDTGREAEEPAVTVTGGRADLLGWLAGRRDGSALTVAGGSLPALPPL, from the coding sequence ATGATTGATCACGCGCGCGACCTGGCGTCTGTGCAGGACGCAACCGAACGACTGCTGACCGCTGTCGGCAAGCTGGACAACGCGGCTGTGACCGACCAGTCACGACTGCCCGGCTGGACCCGGGGCCACATCCTGGCCCATCTCGCCCGCAACGCGGACGCGCTGGTGAACGTTTTCGAGGGCCGTCCCATGTACGCGTCCGCCGAGACCCGGGACGCCGACATCGAGCGCGACGCCCCGCGCCCCCTCGACGTCCAGGTCACCGACGTGCGCGACACCGCGGCCCGCTTCCAGCGGACGGCGGCCGAGCCCGCGGACTGGTCGCGGACCGTGGAGCTGCGCAACGGCGTCACCGACTCCGCGTCCCGGGTGCCCTTCCGGCGCTGGGTGGAGGTCGAACTGCACCACGTGGACCTCGGCATCGGCCACGAGCTCGAGGACCTGCCGGCGGAGTTCGTCGAGCGGGAGATCGAGTTCCTGGCCCAGCGGTTCTCCGGGCACCCGGACGTGCCGCCGGCCCGGCTGACGGACGGCACGCACGCGTGGGACACGGGCCGGGAGGCGGAGGAGCCCGCGGTCACCGTCACGGGGGGCCGGGCGGACCTGCTCGGCTGGCTCGCGGGGCGCCGCGACGGATCCGCCCTGACGGTGGCGGGCGGCTCGCTCCCGGCACTGCCGCCGCTGTAG
- a CDS encoding TerD family protein, producing MTVNLTKGQAISLQKNDGGSLTAVRMGLGWQAAPRRGLFGSRTREIDLDASAVLFAEKQPVDVVFFRHLVSDDGSVRHTGDNLVGGAGQGGDDESILVDLQRVPVHIDQIVFTVNSFTGQTFQEVQNAFCRLVDETNGQELARYTLAGGGNYTAQIMAKVHRVNGAWTMTALGAPANGRTFQDLMPTILPHL from the coding sequence GTGACCGTCAACTTGACCAAGGGTCAGGCCATCAGTCTGCAGAAGAACGACGGGGGCAGCCTGACCGCGGTCCGTATGGGTCTCGGCTGGCAGGCGGCTCCGCGCCGGGGCCTGTTCGGCTCGCGCACGCGCGAGATCGACCTCGACGCCTCCGCCGTGCTCTTCGCCGAGAAGCAGCCGGTCGACGTCGTCTTCTTCCGCCACCTGGTGAGCGACGACGGCTCCGTGCGCCACACCGGCGACAACCTGGTCGGCGGCGCGGGGCAGGGCGGCGACGACGAGTCGATCCTCGTCGACCTCCAGCGCGTCCCGGTCCACATCGACCAGATCGTCTTCACCGTGAACTCCTTCACGGGCCAGACCTTCCAGGAGGTGCAGAACGCGTTCTGCCGCCTGGTCGACGAGACCAACGGCCAGGAGCTCGCCCGCTACACCCTCGCCGGCGGTGGCAACTACACCGCCCAGATCATGGCGAAGGTGCACCGCGTGAACGGCGCCTGGACGATGACGGCCCTCGGCGCCCCCGCCAACGGCCGCACCTTCCAGGACCTGATGCCGACGATCCTGCCGCACCTGTAG